AAAGTAACAAACATGATACATACTACACGAAAAGACAATATTTTTTAGTCGAATGCACAACGGCTTAAGCACCTTCAAATAATGAAAAAACGTGACTTTATCGAAAAATTCAGTTGTTCAAGGACAAGTTTTTATCGCATTTTTAATTTTCACTCGAGCTTTAAGGAAAAGTAGTAAAGGGCTATTGAACCTGATATGATGATGAAAGATAACATAGCATTTAGGACTTTGATTTTAAATACAGTTATGTTGAGGTGAAAGAAATGTTCGTAGATAAAAACACACCTTTTAATGAAGAAAGCTTAAGACAAGAAATCGCTAAATATATGAACCGTGATTTGAAGGATATTGGCAGTATTGAAGAAATTGTCGCATTTATAGAACTAGAACATTTATATCGTGCCGCTTTAGAAGAAATTAGTACAAAGTTGCGTATTTTGGACGAAGATTTCCAAATTAAATACGCACATAACCCAATTCATCATATGGAGCGTCGGGTCAAAGAGATTCCAAGCTTATTACAAAAACTAAAAAGAAAAGGCTATCCACTCACAGCACAAGCCGCAAGAGAAAATATTATGGATATTGCCGGTATTCGCGTAGTTTGTAACTATATTGATGACATTTACACCGTCGAACAATTGTTGCTGAAACAAACCGATATTCAATTATTGACGCGTAAAGATTATGTTGAAAATCCAAAGAAAAATGGCTATAGAAGTTTGCATATTGTCATTTCTGTCCCGATTTTTCTTACGGATGGCATGATTGATACGCCTGTAGAAATCCAATTGCGCACCATTGGCATGGACATGTGGGCGAGTTTAGAGCACAAGTTGCATTATAAAAATCAACGTGGTGATTCAGAGATGTATTGTGATACGTTGAAAGCATGCGCGATGGAGATTGGTGATGTGGAGGAGAAAATGCAACGTATCCATTTGAGTATACAACGTGACAGAGCAAAGTTAGGGACGTGTTGAGATATGTAGATTTCCTTAAACATTCTCCCTTTCTCAGGGGACGTGCTCGGTTTTGGCAATCTGGGTGGACTCAAACTTATGAAGGTATAGGTATCAACCATGCATTCCAATTTTCTTTAATCGTCAATTTAAATTCAATCAAGTTTCTCACCATTCTCGGCATGAGAGTTGAAGCGTTACAGCCATGTTGTTGATTCTGTCTTATATTTTATTTTCAGTGAATAGAATGGGAAGTAAGAAACATGAAAAAACAGGTGCTCAGAGGTATTTCGCCTCAAAGCGCCTGTTTTTCATTTCATCATTATTCCTTCAGTTCAATCGGTAAAGGCTCCTCTGTTGATCTGGAAGTTGGTCGATAAAGTCATCGGGGTCTTCAGCAAAACGATTGCCGACCCCACCTTTCATCCGTTGAAAATGTAAGTGAGGGCCTGTCGTTTGTTCACCCGTATTTCCCGACAATGCGACGACATCACCGGCAGTGACTGACTCTCCCGCCTTCACTTTGAAATCGTTTAAATGCATGAACCATTGGAAATATTGCCCATTATCTTCACGGATTTCTAACACATTGCCACCGAGTTTGTCTTTGAAAGTTCTTGTCACAGTACCATTCGTAGGTGCAAGGACGGGTGTATCTTCGGGTAAACGGTAGTCGTTACCATAATGTCGATTGTCGCCGTTGAAAGATAAATCGCGATTGTACGTGCCAAAGCCGTGTGTTTTACGGTCTTGATTGAAAAATGAGTCAGATAAGGTATGATATCTGTTCGATGTTTCGTGCTGAATGGAATCGTAATGCATGACAACTTTGACAGCTATCACAATAACGATGCCCAAAAAGAGAAGAGTAAAAAACCATTGCTTCATAAGCTCACCTTGTTTTTAAGATTGTTTTCTATTGTATAAGGCACTGTATGACAATGCAACGATTTTGTTTACCATGTGACTTGTGTTGTTTGAAGAGAAAGATATAGCGAAAAAAGAACTTGAAGGTCGTCCCTTCAAGTTCTTTTTAAATATGAGGCTTACATACCCCAAGCAGATAAACCTTGTGCATTGTATGCTTTTGTAGCTGCAGCAATTTGTTCTTCATAAGTGTTTGTTGAACCCCAACCTGGCATTGTTTGGAATAAACCAGATGCACCAGAAGGATTATAAGCATTTAATTGACCATTTGATTCACGTGCAATAATTGTTTCCCATACTGATGCAGAAACACCTGTACGGCTTGCCATTTCTTGCGCAGCTCTTGTACCAATAGCACCAGCAGTGTTACCATTTGCTAATCTCACTGAACCTGTTGATGTTGCTTGTGTAGTGTATGATGGTGCGGCTTGTTGTCTTGGTGCTTGACCCGTTGATTGTTGTGTTGCTGATGGGCTGTAGCTGTATGATTGTTGTGAAGCTTGTTGACTGAAGTCAGCCATTTGTGTTGGTTGTGCAATTGATGAATGATCATGTGTTGCTGTTTCACCATAACCATTGTATGACCAACCAAATTGTACACCGTTTGACCAGAAGTCATATGATACACCGTTTAAAGTGAAGTGGTAGTCGTATGCACCGTCTTCAATTGGGTGTTGGTTTAATGATGGGTCGTTATTTTGAGCCATTTCTGCTAATTTAACTTGATCAATCCCTTGTTCTGCTGCATTTGCATCATTTGCGCTTGCTGCGAATCCTGTTGCTCCGATTGTTGCTGCAAGTGTAGTAGTTAAGAGTAATGATTTTTTCATAGTAAATAAGTCCTCCAGTAAAGTAAGTTTTTATATATTCATTTTCAAAAGTATGCGTAATTAAAAAATTCAACAATCACACTCTACCAATGAAACGACTTTTTGTAAATTACGCGTAAATAACAAAACATTACAATCGCTTTTCATTTTGTTGTTTTGTAACATAAATGTCATGTTCTTAAAAGGGGGGTGTGATGAATTATGCTGTGAAATCGCTATTTCAACGGGGTTTATTGAAACTTTTTGTAAACAAATAAAAATTGACATATATTACAAATGTTACAGAGTGAAGTTGAATTGTAATGAAATAAGGGGGGGTTTTTGAATAAAAAAAAACTGTCAAGATATTCATCACATAAAAAAGGATATTCCATTGCTCGTTTTGAAATGACTTATATATAATAAGAGTAATGAGGTGAGAATGATGAAAAAACTGGATACGTTACGTTTAGAAATTGCAAGATTAACACGACAAACACACGCACTTGGCATACCGATGATGATTATTTTTGAGGGGGTGCCTGCTTCGGGAAAAACGAGGTTAACGAATGAGTTGTTGCTCAATTTAGATGCCAAGTACACCAAGTTTATCGCGACGAAAACACCATCAGATTATGATTTAAGGTACCCATTTTTACAACGTTTTTGGGAAACTTTGCCTGAAAAAGGGCACATTCATATTTATTTTAGAAGTTGGTATTCACATTACGTGGATTATCAAGTGCATCAAATCAAATATCCGTTGTTCAAAAACCCACAAATTTTAAAGTCTGAAATGGATGACTTTGAAACGATGCTCGACCATGCTCACCATGAAATGATTAAGTTTTTCATTCAAATTAATGAAGACAAGCGTCAAGAACATATTGCGCAAATGAAGACGAACCCATTAACGAGTTGGAAAGCACAAGAATATGAACAAGTTGTTGCACCGGATACCTATTTAGAGTACATGCAACCGTTATTGGATGATTCATGGGAAGTGATTGATTACGATGAACGTGAAAAAGCGCTCGTTCAAATGTATACCCATATTCATGAGCGTTTGACACAAGCCATTTTACGTCATGAACAACGCGATACCCATCGAGACGGCCGTTTTTCTGATACATTTGCAACCGATTTATTTGATAATACGCAAACTAAAATTTCGAAAGAGGACTATAAAGAGAAGTTGACAGCCTTACAAAAACGTATGCGCGAACTTCAATTTGCTTTATATGAACGAAAAATTCCACTCGTGCTTGTATATGAAGGTATGGATGCAGCTGGTAAAGGGGGCAACATTAAACGTGTCCGTGAGTTGCTCGATCCAACGGGTTATGAAGTCAATGCCGTGAGTGCGCCGACAGATGTTGAGTTAAATCATCATTATTTATGGCGTTTCGCAAAAGCGATGCCGAAAAGTGGTCACATCGGAATTTTTGACCGCAGTTGGTATGGCCGTGTATTAGTCGAGCGTGTGGAAGGTTTTGCGACTGAAAAAGAGTGGTCTCGCGCATATGATGAAATTAATGCGTTCGAAAAAATGTGGACGGATGATGGCGCAATTATTTTGAAATGCTTCCTTTCTTTAGATAAAGACGAGCAATTGAAACGATTTAAAGCGCGTGAGACAGACGTGGATAAACAGTGGAAAATTACGGATGAAGATTGGCGTAACCGTGACAAGTGGGATCAATATCTTGAAGCGAGTTATGATATGATTCAAAAAACAGATACTGCAAATGCACCGTGGCTGGTCGTGGCTGCGGATCATAAAAAGACAGCCCGTATTGAAGTGTTGAAGTACATCATTCAAAAATGTGAAGAAAAGCTGTGGGGTGTGCAACAATATTAAGAAAATCAGACTCAAGGCCTTTTTCATTGTGATGGTTTTCTACTATAATATAGAGGCATATCACCCACACCGTATCGCGCATGCGTAAAAGAATAGAACTGAGATAGAGGAAAAAATATGTCACTAGCTAATTATGAAACAAATATTATGAAATTATCACAGTCAAACGATGGAGAATTAGAAGTCGCCATCATGGGGGAACAAGAGACAGATAAAGCTGTTGTACTCCTTCATGGTGCGATTATGAATTATAAAATTATGACGATTTTTGCGAAATACATTCATGATGTCAAATTGATTTTTATCAACTGTCCGGGTCGTGGGAAAAGTACGAGTCTTGAACGACAAAATTATGACCTGTCTGAATATGCGAGACGAATTAACGAAGCGCTCGTCAATATGGTTGAGGCTTCTCATATTTCAGAAATGTCTATGATTGGCTATTCAATGGGCGGATTAATTGCGACAAAACTTGCGGGATACAACACGCTACCGATTAAACATCTCATTTATTTAAATAGTGCGGCTAAAATCGATTATAAAGAGTTGCGTTTTTCTAAATTGTTATATGAAATTATGAAAGACGTCAAACCTGGTGAGCAAAATGAAATGATCAACAGTATTCCTGAGTTCGTGTTGTCTCAAGGCGTTTCTAAAAAACAGAAAGAAGGCTTTAACTTTTCTCAATATTTCGCGCCAATGGAAACGATGATTACAGATTTAATGTACACATTGCGTGCAGATTATTTGGCAGATATTGATGAAATTAAAGAAATGCCCAAAGTGCTCTTTTTACTCGGTGAAGATGACGTCATCTTTCCGAACAAAGACTCGAAAATGACCCATGAAAAATTCGAGGCATTAGGTGCTGACGTCCAATCGATCATTTATCCGGATGTGGGGCATTTAGACTTTTTACGCGTGCTTGATGATTCGAGTATCGCAGAACAAGACAGTATGACTTATCACATTAATCAGCTGTTGGCAGAATGATGAGTAAGTTGAAATCAAAAATGCGCATTTGAGCTTTGTTTAACAAAGTGTCAATGCGCATTTTTTTGATTTGATATTCAGTTAAAAGAAA
Above is a genomic segment from Staphylococcus delphini containing:
- a CDS encoding GTP pyrophosphokinase — its product is MFVDKNTPFNEESLRQEIAKYMNRDLKDIGSIEEIVAFIELEHLYRAALEEISTKLRILDEDFQIKYAHNPIHHMERRVKEIPSLLQKLKRKGYPLTAQAARENIMDIAGIRVVCNYIDDIYTVEQLLLKQTDIQLLTRKDYVENPKKNGYRSLHIVISVPIFLTDGMIDTPVEIQLRTIGMDMWASLEHKLHYKNQRGDSEMYCDTLKACAMEIGDVEEKMQRIHLSIQRDRAKLGTC
- a CDS encoding M23 family metallopeptidase, with translation MKQWFFTLLFLGIVIVIAVKVVMHYDSIQHETSNRYHTLSDSFFNQDRKTHGFGTYNRDLSFNGDNRHYGNDYRLPEDTPVLAPTNGTVTRTFKDKLGGNVLEIREDNGQYFQWFMHLNDFKVKAGESVTAGDVVALSGNTGEQTTGPHLHFQRMKGGVGNRFAEDPDDFIDQLPDQQRSLYRLN
- a CDS encoding transglycosylase SLT domain-containing protein — protein: MKKSLLLTTTLAATIGATGFAASANDANAAEQGIDQVKLAEMAQNNDPSLNQHPIEDGAYDYHFTLNGVSYDFWSNGVQFGWSYNGYGETATHDHSSIAQPTQMADFSQQASQQSYSYSPSATQQSTGQAPRQQAAPSYTTQATSTGSVRLANGNTAGAIGTRAAQEMASRTGVSASVWETIIARESNGQLNAYNPSGASGLFQTMPGWGSTNTYEEQIAAATKAYNAQGLSAWGM
- a CDS encoding phosphate--AMP phosphotransferase; translated protein: MMKKLDTLRLEIARLTRQTHALGIPMMIIFEGVPASGKTRLTNELLLNLDAKYTKFIATKTPSDYDLRYPFLQRFWETLPEKGHIHIYFRSWYSHYVDYQVHQIKYPLFKNPQILKSEMDDFETMLDHAHHEMIKFFIQINEDKRQEHIAQMKTNPLTSWKAQEYEQVVAPDTYLEYMQPLLDDSWEVIDYDEREKALVQMYTHIHERLTQAILRHEQRDTHRDGRFSDTFATDLFDNTQTKISKEDYKEKLTALQKRMRELQFALYERKIPLVLVYEGMDAAGKGGNIKRVRELLDPTGYEVNAVSAPTDVELNHHYLWRFAKAMPKSGHIGIFDRSWYGRVLVERVEGFATEKEWSRAYDEINAFEKMWTDDGAIILKCFLSLDKDEQLKRFKARETDVDKQWKITDEDWRNRDKWDQYLEASYDMIQKTDTANAPWLVVAADHKKTARIEVLKYIIQKCEEKLWGVQQY
- a CDS encoding alpha/beta hydrolase → MSLANYETNIMKLSQSNDGELEVAIMGEQETDKAVVLLHGAIMNYKIMTIFAKYIHDVKLIFINCPGRGKSTSLERQNYDLSEYARRINEALVNMVEASHISEMSMIGYSMGGLIATKLAGYNTLPIKHLIYLNSAAKIDYKELRFSKLLYEIMKDVKPGEQNEMINSIPEFVLSQGVSKKQKEGFNFSQYFAPMETMITDLMYTLRADYLADIDEIKEMPKVLFLLGEDDVIFPNKDSKMTHEKFEALGADVQSIIYPDVGHLDFLRVLDDSSIAEQDSMTYHINQLLAE